A window from Streptomyces subrutilus encodes these proteins:
- a CDS encoding MarR family winged helix-turn-helix transcriptional regulator: MHANAPDGYPTAPPGEQALAALPRIAHLGNALAKGRVVEQAAETAGLSKDRPAITVLLALGGSDGPLRVGEIADRVQLAGPHVTRQVQALERRGLVRRIEDPHDKRARLIEATAQGREATDRYTASMIGWFTETISHWPEQDRAELGRLLTRLADDVLTRLKHTDDDQPPPA; encoded by the coding sequence GTGCACGCGAACGCGCCGGACGGCTACCCCACCGCCCCGCCCGGAGAGCAGGCTCTAGCAGCCCTGCCCCGCATCGCACACCTCGGCAACGCCCTGGCCAAGGGGCGCGTCGTCGAACAGGCCGCCGAGACGGCGGGCCTGAGCAAGGACCGCCCCGCGATCACCGTCCTCCTGGCCCTGGGCGGGTCGGACGGCCCCCTGCGCGTCGGGGAGATCGCCGACCGCGTCCAACTGGCCGGGCCCCACGTCACCCGCCAGGTGCAGGCCCTGGAGCGGCGCGGCCTGGTACGGCGCATCGAGGACCCGCACGACAAGCGCGCCCGCCTGATCGAGGCCACCGCCCAAGGACGCGAGGCCACCGACCGCTACACCGCATCCATGATCGGCTGGTTCACCGAGACCATCAGCCACTGGCCCGAGCAGGACCGCGCGGAACTCGGCCGACTGCTGACGCGGCTCGCCGACGACGTCCTCACCCGCCTGAAACACACGGACGACGACCAGCCGCCTCCCGCCTGA
- a CDS encoding FAD-dependent monooxygenase, protein MTRTANRRVLISGASIAGPALAYWLSRYGFEVTVVEKASAIRGGGYAIDIRGTALGVVDRMGLLPRLREKHVGTQKLTFVNPDGTPVTAVSPEAIAGGDPGADIEVRRGDLADALYDVCRDRVDFRFGDSIATLEDRGDRVDVSFDGGDSRTFDLVIGADGLHSNTRGLAFGPEEPYLSYLGHVVAVFTVPNDFDLAHEGLIWNVPGKVAALYAHEPDDSVHGFLAFRQKDMPFAAHPTPEAQRELVAANYPETAWHIPYLIDAMRTADDLFFDAVCQTRMPTWSRGRVALVGDAAFATSFLSGQGSSVSLVGAYVLAGELARNADHTAAFASYERTARPFIEENQATAGEGGTALIPGTQAMLDARNHALNDPTTLAGERSSIYTSLTLPDYTV, encoded by the coding sequence ATGACCCGCACAGCCAACCGGAGGGTGCTCATCTCGGGTGCCAGCATCGCCGGCCCCGCCCTGGCCTACTGGCTCAGCCGCTACGGATTCGAGGTGACCGTCGTCGAGAAGGCGTCCGCGATCCGCGGCGGCGGCTACGCCATCGACATCCGCGGGACGGCCCTCGGCGTCGTCGACCGCATGGGCCTGCTTCCGCGCCTGCGCGAGAAGCATGTCGGCACCCAGAAACTCACTTTCGTGAACCCGGACGGCACGCCCGTCACGGCGGTGAGCCCCGAGGCGATCGCCGGCGGCGACCCGGGAGCAGACATCGAAGTGCGACGCGGCGACCTCGCGGACGCCCTCTACGACGTGTGCCGCGACCGCGTCGACTTCCGCTTCGGGGACTCCATCGCCACCCTGGAGGATCGGGGCGACCGGGTCGACGTCTCCTTCGACGGTGGTGACAGCCGTACCTTCGACCTGGTCATCGGCGCGGACGGGCTGCACTCCAACACCCGAGGGCTGGCCTTCGGCCCCGAGGAGCCGTACCTGAGCTACCTCGGCCACGTCGTCGCCGTCTTCACCGTTCCGAACGACTTCGACCTGGCCCACGAGGGACTCATCTGGAACGTTCCCGGCAAGGTCGCAGCGCTCTACGCCCACGAACCCGATGACTCGGTGCACGGGTTCCTCGCCTTCCGGCAGAAGGACATGCCCTTCGCCGCCCACCCCACGCCCGAAGCGCAGCGCGAACTGGTCGCCGCCAACTACCCCGAAACCGCCTGGCACATCCCGTACCTGATCGACGCCATGCGCACCGCCGACGACCTCTTCTTCGACGCCGTGTGCCAGACCCGCATGCCCACCTGGTCGCGCGGCAGGGTCGCCCTCGTCGGCGACGCCGCCTTCGCCACCTCGTTCCTGTCCGGCCAGGGCTCCAGCGTCTCCCTCGTCGGGGCCTACGTCCTGGCCGGCGAACTGGCCCGGAACGCCGATCACACCGCCGCGTTCGCCTCCTATGAACGCACGGCACGCCCCTTCATCGAAGAGAACCAGGCCACCGCCGGCGAGGGAGGCACGGCCCTGATCCCCGGCACCCAGGCCATGCTCGACGCACGCAACCACGCCCTGAACGACCCCACCACCCTCGCCGGAGAGCGCAGCTCCATATACACGAGCCTGACCCTGCCCGACTACACCGTCTAG
- a CDS encoding IS630 family transposase gives MSRPGPKIPPLSVTDAQRAVLEGWLRRRSTAQALAQRSRIVLECAGGHSVMEVSRRLGIAPDTVRTWRRRFLEHGLDGLGDEPRPGVPRKITDADVERVIVKTLEETPKNATHWSTRSMAAATGMSQSTVSRIWRAFALAPHRSQTFKLSTDPLFIDKVRDVVGLYLDPPEKALVLCVDEKSQIQALDRSQPVLPMMPGVPERRSHDYIRAGTTTLFAALEVATGKVIGSLHRRHRAAEFKKFLTKVDKEVPADLQVHLILDNYATHKTPDIKKWLLAHPRFHLHFTPTSASWLNLVERWFAELTQKKLKRGVHRSVQALERDIRAWLSDWNDQPRPFVWTKTADEILDKVAAYCHRISDSGH, from the coding sequence ATGAGTCGTCCGGGTCCGAAGATTCCGCCGTTGTCGGTCACTGATGCCCAGCGGGCTGTGTTGGAGGGTTGGTTGCGTCGTCGCTCGACGGCCCAGGCTTTGGCTCAGCGGTCGCGGATCGTGTTGGAGTGCGCGGGTGGGCACTCGGTCATGGAGGTGTCGCGGCGGCTGGGGATCGCTCCGGACACGGTCCGCACGTGGCGGCGGCGTTTCCTGGAGCACGGCCTGGACGGGCTGGGCGACGAGCCGCGTCCGGGTGTCCCGCGGAAGATCACCGACGCGGATGTCGAGCGGGTCATCGTCAAAACCCTGGAAGAGACGCCGAAGAACGCGACGCATTGGTCGACGAGGTCGATGGCCGCGGCAACCGGGATGTCCCAGTCGACGGTCTCGAGGATCTGGCGGGCGTTCGCGCTGGCCCCGCACCGGTCCCAAACGTTCAAACTGTCGACGGACCCGCTGTTCATCGACAAGGTCCGTGACGTGGTCGGTCTCTACCTCGACCCGCCGGAGAAGGCTTTGGTCCTCTGCGTGGACGAGAAGTCGCAGATCCAGGCCCTGGACCGGTCCCAGCCGGTCCTGCCCATGATGCCCGGCGTTCCCGAGCGCCGTAGTCACGACTACATCCGCGCCGGCACCACCACCCTCTTCGCGGCCCTGGAGGTCGCCACCGGCAAGGTCATCGGATCACTCCACCGCCGCCACCGGGCCGCCGAGTTCAAGAAGTTCCTGACCAAGGTCGACAAAGAGGTCCCGGCGGATCTTCAGGTCCATCTGATCCTCGACAACTACGCGACCCACAAGACGCCGGACATCAAGAAGTGGCTGCTGGCCCACCCGCGGTTCCACCTGCACTTCACACCCACCAGCGCGTCCTGGCTCAACCTGGTCGAGCGGTGGTTCGCCGAGCTCACACAAAAGAAGCTCAAGCGGGGAGTCCACCGCTCCGTCCAGGCCCTCGAACGCGACATCCGGGCCTGGCTGAGCGACTGGAACGACCAGCCCAGGCCCTTCGTCTGGACGAAGACAGCCGACGAAATCCTCGACAAAGTCGCCGCCTACTGCCACCGAATCTCAGACTCAGGTCACTAG
- a CDS encoding amino acid ABC transporter ATP-binding protein, which yields MVKAEGVHKSYGAAHILRGIDLEVAPREVFCLVGPSGSGKSTFLRCINHLERINAGRLSVDGQLVGYRQKGDKLYELKDSEVAAQRRDIGMVFQRFNLFPHMTAVENVMEAPVMVKGESKSVARERAVRLLDRVGLGDKGGNYPTQLSGGQQQRVAIARALAMEPKLMLFDEPTSALDPELVGDVLDVMRGLAEDGMTMIVVTHEMGFAREVGDNLVFMDGGVVVESGNPRDVLGNPQHDRTKAFLSKVL from the coding sequence ATGGTCAAGGCAGAAGGCGTCCACAAGTCGTACGGCGCCGCCCACATCCTCCGCGGCATCGACCTGGAGGTCGCCCCCCGGGAGGTCTTCTGCCTGGTCGGTCCGTCCGGCTCCGGCAAGTCGACGTTCCTGCGGTGCATCAACCACCTGGAGCGCATCAACGCCGGGCGGCTCTCGGTCGACGGCCAGCTGGTGGGGTACCGGCAGAAGGGCGACAAGCTCTACGAGCTGAAGGACAGCGAGGTCGCGGCCCAGCGCCGGGACATCGGCATGGTCTTCCAGCGCTTCAACCTCTTCCCGCACATGACGGCCGTCGAGAACGTCATGGAAGCGCCGGTCATGGTCAAGGGCGAGTCCAAGTCGGTGGCGCGCGAGCGCGCCGTCCGACTCCTGGACCGCGTGGGCCTCGGCGACAAGGGCGGCAACTACCCCACCCAGCTCTCCGGCGGTCAGCAGCAGCGCGTGGCCATCGCCCGCGCGCTGGCCATGGAGCCGAAGCTGATGCTCTTCGACGAGCCCACGTCGGCGCTCGACCCGGAGCTGGTCGGCGACGTGCTGGACGTCATGCGGGGCCTGGCCGAGGACGGCATGACCATGATCGTGGTCACGCACGAGATGGGCTTCGCCCGCGAGGTCGGGGACAACCTCGTCTTCATGGACGGCGGCGTCGTCGTCGAGTCGGGCAACCCGCGCGACGTGCTGGGCAACCCGCAGCACGACCGCACGAAGGCCTTCCTGTCCAAGGTCCTCTAG
- a CDS encoding amino acid ABC transporter permease, which yields MTDKIDKGPAATPPAGPGAAGTPYEAIKAIPVRHYGRWISAVVVAVLLAWLVYAFSQGKVIWATVGDKLFDPSVIAGLGNTVIISVSSMALGLVLGILFAVMRLSNNPVTSFVSWLYIWFFRGTPVYVQLLVWFSLPLIFQYINLGPIYKNETVDVMTPFMVALLGLGLNEGAYMAEIVRAGIQSVDEGQSEASHALGMTRTQTMRRVVLPQAMRVIIPPTGNEFINMLKTSSLVSAVQYTELLRASSNIGSTAGAVIEMYFVASIWYLALTSVFSVGQYYLERRYARGSLRSLPPTPLQRLKANLNMFRRTEVAK from the coding sequence GTGACTGACAAGATCGACAAGGGCCCGGCCGCCACCCCGCCGGCCGGGCCCGGTGCCGCGGGCACCCCGTACGAGGCCATCAAGGCCATCCCGGTCCGGCACTACGGCCGCTGGATCAGCGCCGTCGTCGTCGCCGTCCTGCTGGCCTGGCTCGTCTACGCCTTCTCCCAGGGCAAGGTCATCTGGGCGACGGTCGGCGACAAGCTGTTCGACCCGTCGGTCATCGCCGGCCTCGGCAACACCGTGATCATCAGCGTCTCGTCGATGGCGCTGGGCCTCGTGCTCGGCATCCTCTTCGCGGTGATGCGGCTCTCGAACAACCCGGTCACGAGCTTCGTGTCCTGGCTGTACATCTGGTTCTTCCGCGGCACCCCGGTCTACGTGCAGCTGCTGGTCTGGTTCAGCCTTCCGCTGATCTTCCAGTACATCAACCTCGGTCCGATCTACAAGAACGAGACCGTCGACGTCATGACCCCGTTCATGGTCGCCCTCCTGGGCCTCGGCCTGAACGAGGGCGCCTACATGGCGGAGATCGTCCGCGCGGGCATCCAGTCCGTCGACGAGGGCCAGAGCGAGGCCTCGCACGCCCTGGGCATGACCCGTACGCAGACCATGCGCCGCGTGGTGCTCCCGCAGGCGATGCGCGTGATCATCCCGCCGACCGGCAACGAGTTCATCAACATGCTGAAGACCTCGTCCCTGGTCTCGGCGGTGCAGTACACCGAGCTCCTGCGGGCCAGCTCCAACATCGGCTCCACGGCCGGCGCGGTGATCGAGATGTACTTCGTCGCCTCGATCTGGTACCTGGCCCTGACCAGCGTCTTCAGCGTCGGGCAGTACTACCTGGAGCGCCGCTACGCCCGCGGATCGCTGCGCTCCCTGCCGCCCACGCCGCTCCAGCGGCTGAAGGCCAACCTGAACATGTTCCGCCGTACGGAGGTGGCGAAGTGA